A single region of the Brassica rapa cultivar Chiifu-401-42 chromosome A03, CAAS_Brap_v3.01, whole genome shotgun sequence genome encodes:
- the LOC103861683 gene encoding putative anthocyanidin reductase isoform X2 has translation MELNGEEGKATTYCVTGASGYIGSWLVKSLLERGYTVHATLRDLAKSQYFQSKWRGNERLRIFRSDLQDGGSFDDAVKGCDGVFHVAASMEFDISPDQVNLESYVQSKVIDPAIKGVRNVLGSCLKSNSVKRVVFTSSISTLTAKDENERWRSIVDETCKTPIDHVLKTKVYVLSKLVSEEEAFRYAKESGMDLVSVITTTVSGPFCTPSLPSSLQVLLSPITGDSKLFGILSAVNKRMGSIGLVHIEDICMAHLFLMEEPKAEGQYICCVDNIDMHELMLNHFSKEHLCKVHKLDDDLEERQSLMKPMISSKKLKDLGFEYKYSIDEIIRQTIDASISFRFPTLDHKLK, from the exons ATGGAGCTGAACGGAGAGGAAGGAAAAGCGACGACGTATTGCGTAACGGGTGCAAGTGGATACATCGGTTCTTGGTTGGTTAAGTCTCTTCTCGAAAGAGGCTACACAGTTCACGCCACTCTCAGAGATCTTG CAAAATCTCAATATTTTCAATCCAAGTGGAGAGGAAACGAACGGCTTAGAATATTCCGATCGGATCTTCAAGATGGCGGCAGCTTCGATGACGCCGTTAAGGGCTGTGATGGCGTGTTCCATGTCGCGGCTTCCATGGAGTTTGATATCTCACCGGATCAGGTTAATCTAG AGAGTTATGTCCAGAGCAAAGTCATTGACCCGGCGATAAAAGGCGTACGGAACGTACTAGGTTCTTGTCTAAAGTCAAACTCAGTAAAGAGAGTTGTCTTCACGTCATCCATCAGTACCCTCACAGCCAAAGATGAGAATGAACGGTGGAGATCAATCGTAGATGAGACTTGCAAGACTCCCATTGATCATGTACTTAAAACAAAA GTTTATGTACTATCGAAACTAGTATCAGAGGAAGAAGCATTTAGATATGCAAAAGAGAGTGGAATGGATCTTGTTTCAGTTATTACAACTACTGTCTCGGGTCCATTTTGTACACCTTCTCTCCCATCAAGCCTTCAAGTTCTCTTGTCTCCAATAACag GGGACTCCAAGTTGTTTGGGATACTATCAGCAGTGAACAAAAGAATGGGTTCGATTGGTTTGGTACACATTGAAGATATTTGCATGGCGCATTTGTTTCTGATGGAAGAACCAAAAGCTGAAGGTCAATACATATGTTGTGTTGACAACATTGATATGCATGAGTTGATGCTTAATCACTTCTCTAAGGAACATCTTTGTAAAGTTCATAA GCTAGATGATGATTTGGAAGAGAGACAAAGTTtgatgaagcctatgatttctTCAAAGAAGTTAAAAGATTTGGGGTTTGAGTACAAATATAGTATTGATGAAATTATTCGTCAAACCATTGATGCTTCGATCAGTTTTAGGTTTCCTACCTTGGACCACAAGCTCAAGTAG
- the LOC103861683 gene encoding putative anthocyanidin reductase isoform X1 produces MELNGEEGKATTYCVTGASGYIGSWLVKSLLERGYTVHATLRDLAKSQYFQSKWRGNERLRIFRSDLQDGGSFDDAVKGCDGVFHVAASMEFDISPDQVNLESYVQSKVIDPAIKGVRNVLGSCLKSNSVKRVVFTSSISTLTAKDENERWRSIVDETCKTPIDHVLKTKASGWVYVLSKLVSEEEAFRYAKESGMDLVSVITTTVSGPFCTPSLPSSLQVLLSPITGDSKLFGILSAVNKRMGSIGLVHIEDICMAHLFLMEEPKAEGQYICCVDNIDMHELMLNHFSKEHLCKVHKLDDDLEERQSLMKPMISSKKLKDLGFEYKYSIDEIIRQTIDASISFRFPTLDHKLK; encoded by the exons ATGGAGCTGAACGGAGAGGAAGGAAAAGCGACGACGTATTGCGTAACGGGTGCAAGTGGATACATCGGTTCTTGGTTGGTTAAGTCTCTTCTCGAAAGAGGCTACACAGTTCACGCCACTCTCAGAGATCTTG CAAAATCTCAATATTTTCAATCCAAGTGGAGAGGAAACGAACGGCTTAGAATATTCCGATCGGATCTTCAAGATGGCGGCAGCTTCGATGACGCCGTTAAGGGCTGTGATGGCGTGTTCCATGTCGCGGCTTCCATGGAGTTTGATATCTCACCGGATCAGGTTAATCTAG AGAGTTATGTCCAGAGCAAAGTCATTGACCCGGCGATAAAAGGCGTACGGAACGTACTAGGTTCTTGTCTAAAGTCAAACTCAGTAAAGAGAGTTGTCTTCACGTCATCCATCAGTACCCTCACAGCCAAAGATGAGAATGAACGGTGGAGATCAATCGTAGATGAGACTTGCAAGACTCCCATTGATCATGTACTTAAAACAAAAGCAAGTGGATGG GTTTATGTACTATCGAAACTAGTATCAGAGGAAGAAGCATTTAGATATGCAAAAGAGAGTGGAATGGATCTTGTTTCAGTTATTACAACTACTGTCTCGGGTCCATTTTGTACACCTTCTCTCCCATCAAGCCTTCAAGTTCTCTTGTCTCCAATAACag GGGACTCCAAGTTGTTTGGGATACTATCAGCAGTGAACAAAAGAATGGGTTCGATTGGTTTGGTACACATTGAAGATATTTGCATGGCGCATTTGTTTCTGATGGAAGAACCAAAAGCTGAAGGTCAATACATATGTTGTGTTGACAACATTGATATGCATGAGTTGATGCTTAATCACTTCTCTAAGGAACATCTTTGTAAAGTTCATAA GCTAGATGATGATTTGGAAGAGAGACAAAGTTtgatgaagcctatgatttctTCAAAGAAGTTAAAAGATTTGGGGTTTGAGTACAAATATAGTATTGATGAAATTATTCGTCAAACCATTGATGCTTCGATCAGTTTTAGGTTTCCTACCTTGGACCACAAGCTCAAGTAG